A single window of Candidatus Obscuribacterales bacterium DNA harbors:
- the hemL gene encoding glutamate-1-semialdehyde 2,1-aminomutase, producing the protein MTQTAVPANRSQQAFERASKVLPGGVNSPVRSCKAVDATPIFIDRADGPYMWDIDQNRYIDYVGSWGPMILGHRHPRVLEALEDALERGTSYGAPSVHEIELAELIVHSVPSIEMVRLVSSGTEATMSAIRLARAFTKRDMIIKFDGCYHGHADSFLIKAGSGLQTLGISSSPGVPEELAKLTISLPFNDLDSLKKAFKEHGKQIAAIILEPIIGNAGLILPNDGYLEAMKKLAEENGTLVIFDEVMTGFRVALGGAQERYKIKPDLTTLGKIIGGGLPVGAYGGRRDIMEMIAPLGSVYQAGTLSGNPIAMAAGIAQLRMLQIPQSYAQLENRTQRLADGLAEIIKKTKTTAQVASVTGMICLFFSKDKVTDLESAQKCDTKKFAKFWQALRDRGIYWPPSQFEAAFISLEHSKQDIDDTLKAVEESLSQIN; encoded by the coding sequence ATGACACAAACAGCGGTACCGGCAAACCGGTCTCAACAAGCATTCGAACGCGCAAGCAAAGTCTTGCCCGGTGGAGTCAATTCGCCGGTACGCTCCTGCAAGGCGGTCGATGCCACGCCGATATTTATCGATCGTGCAGACGGCCCGTACATGTGGGACATCGATCAAAACCGCTACATAGACTATGTAGGCTCATGGGGTCCGATGATTCTCGGTCATCGTCATCCACGCGTGTTGGAAGCATTGGAAGATGCTCTTGAGCGCGGTACAAGTTATGGTGCACCTTCGGTTCATGAGATTGAACTCGCTGAACTTATAGTCCACTCTGTGCCAAGCATTGAGATGGTCAGACTGGTATCATCCGGCACGGAAGCTACGATGTCGGCTATAAGACTGGCTCGCGCATTTACTAAACGCGACATGATCATCAAATTTGATGGCTGCTATCACGGACATGCCGACTCATTTCTAATTAAGGCTGGCTCCGGATTACAAACACTGGGTATTTCCAGCTCGCCTGGCGTGCCGGAGGAACTTGCAAAACTGACAATATCTCTGCCGTTTAACGATCTTGATTCGCTGAAGAAAGCCTTCAAAGAACACGGCAAACAAATTGCAGCGATAATTCTTGAACCAATAATCGGTAATGCCGGGCTAATTCTACCCAACGACGGTTATCTCGAAGCGATGAAGAAACTGGCGGAAGAAAATGGCACGTTGGTTATTTTCGATGAAGTTATGACCGGATTCCGCGTTGCATTGGGCGGCGCACAAGAGCGCTATAAGATCAAACCGGATCTAACAACTCTAGGCAAAATCATTGGCGGTGGGCTTCCAGTCGGAGCCTACGGCGGAAGACGCGACATCATGGAAATGATTGCCCCTCTGGGATCCGTCTATCAAGCAGGTACGCTTTCCGGTAATCCCATTGCTATGGCCGCAGGCATAGCGCAATTGAGAATGTTGCAAATTCCACAGAGCTACGCGCAATTAGAAAACAGAACTCAACGCCTGGCTGATGGTCTTGCTGAAATAATCAAAAAGACAAAAACTACTGCTCAAGTAGCAAGCGTCACCGGCATGATTTGTCTCTTCTTCTCCAAAGACAAAGTGACGGATCTAGAAAGCGCACAGAAGTGCGACACTAAGAAATTTGCAAAATTCTGGCAAGCACTAAGAGACAGAGGCATTTACTGGCCACCGTCTCAATTTGAAGCTGCTTTCATTTCGCTGGAGCATTCAAAGCAAGATATCGATGACACCTTGAAGGCTGTCGAAGAAAGTCTTTCACAAATCAATTAG
- a CDS encoding redoxin domain-containing protein produces MPLRMDSQMPSLEGGTDWFNSDPIKTEDLKGSPTIIHFWAISCGICKESLPDISKWIEKYKSHGLKVVAIHMPRQESDTNIEAVKENMAEYELTWPCVVDNWHTITDAFENKFVPAFYIFDRDQKLRHFQAGEKAAKMVEPVLERLLGTGAQTSAT; encoded by the coding sequence ATGCCGCTTCGTATGGATAGTCAAATGCCCTCGCTTGAAGGTGGGACTGACTGGTTTAACTCAGATCCGATTAAGACTGAAGACCTAAAAGGCAGCCCGACGATTATTCACTTCTGGGCAATAAGCTGCGGTATTTGCAAAGAATCTCTTCCCGATATCTCTAAGTGGATTGAGAAGTACAAATCACATGGCTTGAAAGTTGTTGCCATCCACATGCCTCGCCAAGAAAGCGACACGAACATTGAGGCAGTCAAGGAGAACATGGCTGAATACGAATTGACTTGGCCATGTGTAGTCGACAACTGGCACACAATTACCGATGCTTTCGAAAACAAATTCGTGCCGGCATTTTACATTTTTGACCGCGACCAAAAATTGCGTCATTTCCAAGCCGGTGAAAAGGCAGCCAAAATGGTCGAGCCCGTACTCGAGCGCTTACTCGGTACCGGTGCGCAAACTTCGGCTACGTAG
- a CDS encoding peroxiredoxin, giving the protein MLQVGKKAPDFDMPSTKDMKGLKENVRLSDYKGKFVILLFYPLDFTFVCPTEIKAFNDRYDEFKKAGAEIIGVSTDSVYSHRAWINTPEDKNGLGSLKFPLASDITKDVSRDFGVLIEEKGIALRGLYIIDQDGVLQYQVVHALNIGRSVDETLRVLEAIKTGGLCGADWKPGQKPLQV; this is encoded by the coding sequence ATGTTGCAAGTTGGAAAAAAAGCTCCAGATTTCGACATGCCTTCAACGAAGGACATGAAGGGTCTTAAAGAGAACGTTCGCTTGTCCGATTACAAAGGCAAGTTCGTTATTCTGTTGTTTTACCCACTCGATTTCACCTTCGTATGCCCAACAGAAATCAAGGCATTCAACGATCGTTATGATGAGTTCAAGAAAGCTGGCGCTGAGATAATCGGTGTATCAACCGATAGCGTCTACAGCCACCGCGCTTGGATCAACACACCAGAAGACAAGAATGGCTTGGGTTCGCTCAAGTTCCCTCTCGCTTCTGATATCACCAAAGATGTCAGCCGTGACTTCGGCGTCTTGATTGAAGAAAAGGGTATCGCTTTGCGCGGTCTCTACATCATCGACCAAGATGGCGTTCTCCAATATCAAGTTGTTCATGCATTGAACATCGGCCGCTCTGTTGATGAAACATTGCGCGTATTGGAAGCCATTAAAACCGGCGGACTTTGCGGCGCTGACTGGAAGCCTGGTCAAAAGCCATTGCAAGTCTAA